Within the Enterobacter roggenkampii genome, the region CAAGCAGGTGAAGAAGGTATCGAAGCTGGTGAAGCAAATGCTCAGGCTCAAAATATTGCGTTTGATCCTGAAGTGAGTTTTTTTACCCAAGCGGCGGATAACAATTACTTCATAGACAAACACGGCTACAAACTCGTTTTTAAAGATGGAATAGAGCTTGACCAGTTAAGCGATGGTGAATACCAACTGCTCTTTCTATACGCGTTGATAGACCTTTTTGATGCGCCGAATACTTTATTCCTGTTTGATGAAGCAGATTCGCACCTGCACTACAAAAACGTAGAGAAACTATGGTCTCTATTACACAGCATACAAGGCCATGCGATTACTACTACACACCTGTTGGATTCTATTTCTGCAAAAGAAAACCGCATAGAACATCTGAAAGTGGTGGAGCACGGCCGAATTAACGAAGACAACAAGATCAAGCAACTAATCAGCCGACTCAGTGTACTTTCTCGTGCCAAATCCGTTGAATTTGAGGTGTGTGGCAAGCTGCCTAACATCGCCTTATTAGATGACTACAACGATTGGATTATTTTTACCAAACTTGCGGCACGTGCAGGGCTAGATATAAACCGTCTAGCCACTGTGCATGCCATGAAAAAGTCGTCCAGCTACGCTACTGCTAACGAAACCTTTGGCAAGGGTAAAATAGATTGGTTACATGGCTTAAGCAAGATTGAATCACCACTTGTAACAACACAGATTTTCCTAATTTGTGATCGAGACGAGGCGGCATTGGACTGGAATGCTGCCAATGGAGTTCAAGTGAACGGACAAGTGTACCGTGAGTTGCTAAATGCCATTCAATGGCCTCGTGGCACCAACGTATCGCCATATCTATTGGCTTGGAAACGCCGTGAAATCAAAAACTATTTGCTCTCATACACCGCATTGGCGCACCACAATCTGCTTGGCCAAATAAACAATGGTGATATTGCGCAGCGCAATCACCTTCAGTCCAATAATCCTGGTGATAACGACGATATTCGTAGGATGAACGTCAAAGACATTATCAACCCGCTGATTAACACCGATGGCGAAGGCTTAGACCCTGCAAAACTCCAAGCCTATATCGACCTGATCCCGCCCGCAGAAATCAGCGAAGACATCACCAATATGTACAATTTTATTATCGGAAAACTATAAGCCATGTCATTACAACAAAAGATTGACCGAATTACCGACATACTGCGCCGCGACGATGGCATTAGTGGTGCTATGCACTATACCGAGCAAACCTCGTGGGTACTGTTCTTAAAGTTTTTGGATGATTATGAATCTGTAAAAGAAGATGAAGCAGTACTATCAGGTAAAGATTATCAACCGGTATTGGATGAAGCGCACCGCTGGTCAAATTGGGCCTGCCCGAAAAATGCTGATGGCAAACTAGATATTAACAAAGCTCGCACGGGTGATGACTTAACCGATTATGTGAATAACGAGTTATTCCCTTACTTAAAAAGCTTTGCCAATGCCGCCGTTACGGGAGCAGACCCAAAATCCTTCGCCTATAAAATTGGTGCCATCTTCCAGTATTTAGACAACAAGGTGGCGTCTGGCCATACCTTGCGTGAAGTGTTGGATATTGTGGATAGCCTGAACTTCCAATCTGAGTCTGATCTGTTTGAACTCTCGTTGGTGTATGAAGGCCTATTGCAAAACATGGGCGATGCCGGGGGCTATGCGGGCGAGTTTTATACCCCACGCCCAGTGGTACGTGCCATGATTAAGGCCATTGACCCGCAAGCTGGGCAAACCATTTACGATGCAGCGGCTGGCTCGTGCGGCTTTTTAGTGGAAGCCTTTGAGCATCTAAAGAGCAAAAAGAACCAACTCTCTACCGAGCAGTGGGATTTTATTCAACGCGACACCTTCTTCGGTTACGAGAAAACCTCGCTGGCTTACGTGATGGGTATGATGAACATGATTTTACATGGCATCGAGTCACCCAACTTGTTCCGTGGTAATACCCTGACCCAGAATATCAGGGATATTCAGGAAAAAGACCGCTACGACATTATTCTGGCTAACCCGCCATTTGGTGGTAAAGAGAAGTCGCAAATTCAGCAAAACTTCCCTATCCAGAGTAACGCAACAGAACTGTTGTTCTTACAACACTTTATGAAAACCCTGAAAAGTGGCGGTAAAGCTGCGATTGTTGTGCCAGAAGGCGTGCTGTTCCAAACCAACAGTGCGTTTAAACAAGTCAAACAAGAACTGCTGGAAAACTTTAACCTACACACTATTTTAAGCCTGCCCGCTGGGGTATTTTTGCCCTACTCAGGCGTAAAAACCAACGTGCTGTTTTTTGAGCGTAGCGGCGGCACTAGCGATGTGTGGTACTACGAATGTG harbors:
- a CDS encoding N-6 DNA methylase; its protein translation is MSLQQKIDRITDILRRDDGISGAMHYTEQTSWVLFLKFLDDYESVKEDEAVLSGKDYQPVLDEAHRWSNWACPKNADGKLDINKARTGDDLTDYVNNELFPYLKSFANAAVTGADPKSFAYKIGAIFQYLDNKVASGHTLREVLDIVDSLNFQSESDLFELSLVYEGLLQNMGDAGGYAGEFYTPRPVVRAMIKAIDPQAGQTIYDAAAGSCGFLVEAFEHLKSKKNQLSTEQWDFIQRDTFFGYEKTSLAYVMGMMNMILHGIESPNLFRGNTLTQNIRDIQEKDRYDIILANPPFGGKEKSQIQQNFPIQSNATELLFLQHFMKTLKSGGKAAIVVPEGVLFQTNSAFKQVKQELLENFNLHTILSLPAGVFLPYSGVKTNVLFFERSGGTSDVWYYECEPEQKLTKNKPITDDHLKEFVELYNSRETTERSWRVSASKLAEDYDLSAKNPAKQKDAEHLAPSDILKQIRTKEKLVSGLLDEIEDLLAEK
- a CDS encoding AAA family ATPase, with the translated sequence MELTLAPNPLHDQQQTLHINKVATLIGENGSGKSSILQSVFEERLNKRAHHHLNVVCFSSGQNENYSEKFGIYLKRERQAGRGLGLECLYFDKPWSKLLIFLATATKRSGKVRSFLRERGYVTESVFEGDDQTTCLKCAFKIDKNYVNRVQDALKREESGEVDTLRNTPYFRSLDSFINTFVSNDYEFEQPLRKRTIEIPASRLIDVSFDYPRQPQAGEEGIEAGEANAQAQNIAFDPEVSFFTQAADNNYFIDKHGYKLVFKDGIELDQLSDGEYQLLFLYALIDLFDAPNTLFLFDEADSHLHYKNVEKLWSLLHSIQGHAITTTHLLDSISAKENRIEHLKVVEHGRINEDNKIKQLISRLSVLSRAKSVEFEVCGKLPNIALLDDYNDWIIFTKLAARAGLDINRLATVHAMKKSSSYATANETFGKGKIDWLHGLSKIESPLVTTQIFLICDRDEAALDWNAANGVQVNGQVYRELLNAIQWPRGTNVSPYLLAWKRREIKNYLLSYTALAHHNLLGQINNGDIAQRNHLQSNNPGDNDDIRRMNVKDIINPLINTDGEGLDPAKLQAYIDLIPPAEISEDITNMYNFIIGKL